The following coding sequences are from one Paracoccus alcaliphilus window:
- a CDS encoding tetratricopeptide repeat protein: MSEFPAIIGFRKDRIGARLTGLLNVLRLGRKFDCPARFIWLSEPGGPYPELTDPREFLDKDFVARHISVVDRAPDLSGRGDLGLLAKKLDADHMRQRLGVGERFVSDAAFDVISFMGEPPDAARAEIAALATDLPLAPRLAKILARAEKRLSRRVDGGLAQAAAIHMRRGDLLDGDPWSLSSWAAKFAPDEFLRIWADAQPGAVIVFTDTPAAARHMAAGNDRIMPIDSLLDMDKLTATERDMLELLIMSRCARIGASSGSAFSLAAASIGKAEFVPLPQNLSPEQRIAAYQALLDRVIDAPDSFFAPGDLAQSLQYASRHAIGQGQAGRLADALKDREALMQAHPFVRRIQAECLVAAGRLPEARRTARAGMSDPRMAGRDRKHCRSMLVAMHVQADPDSEASAHEFLSLVFSQAAGDTPWTGQMAAELLGGDGPLSRAMMFPHRLAPELTETGEESTILRPWFYLADWEELLDDDAARRPLVGGPDIHLKLRGLGPVPREMDKALTEGQEPAAPDTEEDAQRIGLAAAILSLHGRYARALRMLHWLERLHPEDALIRKRLADTCFRLGNVQRGIGHMREALQLAEDPSLLQLSMARRLAEAGKPHQARNIMQQALEQRPDSPLMQRQQRRISMALDQTGQPGRGPRQGAAA, translated from the coding sequence ATGAGCGAATTTCCCGCAATCATCGGCTTTCGCAAGGACCGGATCGGCGCACGTCTGACCGGGCTGCTGAACGTTCTGCGGCTGGGGCGCAAATTCGATTGCCCGGCGCGCTTCATCTGGCTGTCCGAGCCGGGCGGCCCCTATCCCGAACTGACCGACCCACGAGAGTTTCTGGACAAGGATTTCGTCGCCCGCCACATCTCTGTCGTGGACAGGGCCCCGGATCTGTCGGGGCGTGGTGATCTTGGTCTGCTGGCAAAAAAGCTGGACGCCGACCATATGCGCCAGCGCCTTGGGGTGGGCGAGCGTTTCGTCAGCGATGCGGCTTTCGATGTCATCTCCTTCATGGGCGAGCCGCCCGATGCCGCACGTGCCGAGATTGCCGCGCTGGCCACTGATCTGCCGCTGGCGCCGCGTCTGGCCAAAATCCTTGCCCGCGCCGAAAAGCGGCTGTCCAGACGGGTCGATGGCGGGCTGGCGCAGGCGGCGGCGATCCATATGCGGCGCGGCGATCTACTGGACGGCGACCCGTGGTCGCTCAGCTCATGGGCGGCCAAATTCGCCCCGGACGAGTTTTTGCGGATCTGGGCCGATGCCCAGCCTGGTGCGGTGATCGTCTTTACCGATACCCCGGCGGCGGCGCGTCACATGGCGGCGGGCAACGACCGGATCATGCCCATCGACAGCCTGCTGGACATGGACAAGCTGACGGCGACCGAGCGCGACATGCTGGAACTGCTGATCATGTCGCGCTGCGCCCGGATCGGGGCCTCCAGCGGCAGCGCCTTTTCGCTGGCGGCGGCCTCGATCGGCAAGGCCGAATTCGTGCCCCTGCCGCAGAACCTGTCGCCCGAGCAGCGGATCGCGGCCTATCAGGCGCTGCTGGACCGGGTCATCGACGCGCCGGACAGCTTTTTCGCCCCCGGCGATCTGGCGCAATCGCTGCAATATGCCTCTCGCCACGCCATCGGGCAGGGGCAGGCGGGGCGGCTGGCCGATGCGCTGAAGGACCGCGAGGCGCTGATGCAGGCCCATCCCTTCGTGCGGCGCATTCAGGCGGAATGTCTGGTGGCGGCGGGGCGACTGCCCGAGGCACGCCGCACGGCCCGCGCCGGGATGTCAGATCCGCGAATGGCTGGCCGCGACCGCAAGCATTGCCGAAGCATGCTGGTGGCGATGCATGTTCAGGCCGATCCCGACAGCGAGGCATCGGCGCACGAATTTCTGTCGCTGGTTTTTTCGCAGGCGGCAGGCGATACCCCTTGGACGGGCCAGATGGCGGCGGAACTGCTGGGAGGTGATGGGCCGTTATCGCGGGCGATGATGTTTCCGCACCGACTTGCGCCGGAATTGACCGAAACCGGCGAGGAAAGCACGATTCTGCGGCCATGGTTCTATCTGGCTGATTGGGAGGAACTGCTGGACGATGATGCAGCGCGCCGCCCGCTGGTCGGCGGTCCCGACATTCATCTGAAGCTACGCGGCCTTGGTCCTGTTCCGCGAGAGATGGACAAGGCACTGACCGAAGGGCAGGAGCCCGCAGCCCCTGACACCGAAGAGGACGCGCAGCGAATCGGGCTGGCCGCGGCGATCCTGTCGCTGCACGGGCGCTATGCCCGCGCGCTGCGGATGCTGCACTGGCTGGAAAGGTTGCACCCCGAGGATGCATTGATCCGCAAGCGGCTGGCTGATACCTGCTTCCGGCTGGGCAATGTGCAGCGCGGCATCGGGCATATGCGCGAGGCGCTGCAACTGGCCGAGGATCCGTCCCTGCTGCAACTGTCCATGGCGCGGCGGCTGGCCGAGGCGGGAAAGCCGCATCAGGCCCGGAATATCATGCAGCAGGCGCTGGAACAGCGACCGGACAGCCCGTTGATGCAGCGTCAGCAGCGGCGGATTTCGATGGCGCTGGACCAGACCGGTCAGCCGGGGCGCGGGCCAAGGCAGGGCGCGGCGGCTTAA
- a CDS encoding GNAT family N-acetyltransferase: protein MTITIRPARFPAETDSVRHLFRLYAEGLGLDLGFQDFEAELAALPGKYAPPAGATLLAERSDGLVLGCVAMRPHDGPTCEMKRLFLRPEARGLGLGHKLAQAIIQSARDVGYRRMVLDTLATMQGALAVYRGLGFQPIPPYYHNPLEGVVFMALDLAPAYQRTVMRPSRTGA, encoded by the coding sequence ATGACCATCACCATCCGCCCTGCCCGCTTTCCTGCGGAAACCGACAGCGTCCGCCACCTGTTCCGCCTCTATGCCGAAGGATTGGGGCTGGATCTGGGCTTTCAGGATTTCGAGGCCGAACTGGCCGCCCTGCCCGGAAAATATGCGCCGCCCGCAGGTGCCACCCTGCTGGCAGAGCGTTCCGACGGGCTGGTGCTGGGCTGCGTCGCGATGCGCCCGCATGACGGCCCCACCTGCGAGATGAAGCGGCTGTTCCTGCGCCCCGAAGCGCGCGGGCTGGGCCTTGGCCACAAGCTGGCGCAGGCCATCATCCAAAGCGCGCGGGATGTCGGCTATCGCCGGATGGTGCTGGACACGCTGGCGACGATGCAGGGCGCGCTGGCCGTCTATCGCGGGCTGGGGTTCCAGCCGATCCCGCCCTATTATCACAACCCGCTGGAAGGCGTGGTCTTCATGGCGCTGGATCTGGCGCCCGCCTATCAGCGAACAGTGATGCGCCCATCCAGAACGGGCGCGTAA
- a CDS encoding class II 3-deoxy-7-phosphoheptulonate synthase, whose protein sequence is MTQENRTTATQSWDKAGWRAYPRIQMPEYTDAQALATVEAQLRRYPPLVFAGEARRMRQQLAEVAAGRAFLLQGGDCAESFSEFSADNLRDTFMVLLQMAVVLTWGAQLPVIKVGRMAGQFAKPRSAPTEVMDGVELPSYRGDIINGFDFTPEARIPDPQRMLAAYTQAAASLNLLRAFSTGGFADMHRVQSWIADFTGGPEAAKYRDIADRIRDAMAFMQAAGVNSDTAHQLSKVDFYTSHEALLLEYEEALARTDSTTGLPVAGSGHMIWIGDRTRQPDGAHVEFCRGVQNPIGLKCGPSTTADDLKVLMAKLNPGNEAGRLTLIARFGAGQVGDHLPRLIRTVQQEGANVVWSCDPMHGNTIKSASGYKTRPFDSVLREVREFFAIHRAEGTIPGGVHFEMTGQDVTECTGGVRAVKDEDLSDRYHTACDPRLNASQSLELAFLVAEELRDRREAAAPHGQVRAV, encoded by the coding sequence ATGACGCAGGAGAACCGCACGACCGCCACCCAAAGCTGGGACAAGGCCGGCTGGCGCGCCTATCCGCGCATCCAGATGCCCGAATATACCGACGCGCAGGCGCTGGCCACGGTCGAGGCGCAGTTGCGCCGCTATCCGCCGCTGGTCTTTGCGGGAGAGGCGCGGCGCATGCGTCAGCAACTGGCCGAGGTGGCGGCAGGCCGTGCCTTCCTGTTGCAGGGCGGGGACTGCGCCGAAAGCTTTTCCGAATTCAGCGCCGACAACCTGCGCGACACCTTCATGGTCCTGCTGCAAATGGCGGTGGTACTAACCTGGGGGGCGCAACTGCCGGTGATCAAGGTCGGCCGGATGGCGGGCCAGTTCGCCAAGCCGCGTTCGGCGCCCACCGAGGTGATGGATGGGGTCGAACTGCCCAGCTATCGCGGCGACATCATCAATGGCTTCGACTTCACGCCCGAGGCACGCATCCCCGATCCGCAGCGGATGCTGGCGGCCTATACGCAGGCAGCGGCGTCGCTGAACCTGCTGCGCGCCTTCTCGACCGGCGGGTTTGCCGACATGCATCGCGTGCAAAGCTGGATCGCGGACTTCACCGGCGGTCCCGAGGCCGCGAAATATCGCGACATCGCCGACCGGATCCGCGACGCGATGGCCTTCATGCAGGCGGCGGGGGTCAACTCCGACACCGCGCATCAGCTGTCCAAGGTCGATTTCTATACCAGCCACGAGGCGCTCTTGCTGGAATACGAAGAGGCGCTGGCCCGCACCGATTCGACCACCGGCCTGCCTGTGGCGGGATCGGGCCACATGATCTGGATCGGCGACCGCACCCGGCAGCCCGATGGCGCACATGTCGAATTCTGTCGCGGGGTGCAGAACCCGATCGGGCTGAAATGCGGCCCCTCGACCACGGCGGATGACCTCAAGGTGCTGATGGCGAAGCTGAACCCTGGCAACGAGGCGGGCCGGCTGACGCTGATCGCGCGCTTCGGCGCGGGGCAGGTGGGCGATCATCTGCCGCGCCTGATCCGGACCGTCCAGCAAGAGGGCGCGAATGTCGTCTGGTCCTGCGATCCGATGCATGGCAACACGATCAAATCGGCTTCGGGCTACAAGACCCGGCCCTTCGATTCGGTGCTGCGCGAGGTGCGCGAGTTCTTTGCCATCCACCGCGCCGAGGGCACGATTCCGGGCGGCGTCCATTTCGAGATGACCGGTCAGGACGTGACCGAATGCACCGGCGGCGTGCGCGCGGTCAAGGACGAGGATCTGTCCGACCGCTATCACACCGCCTGCGATCCGCGCCTGAATGCCAGCCAGTCGCTGGAACTGGCTTTCCTCGTGGCCGAGGAACTGCGCGACCGCCGCGAAGCCGCCGCCCCGCATGGGCAGGTTCGCGCCGTTTGA
- a CDS encoding DMT family transporter produces MRVLARAFALMGRERDGLRQPGNDQPTGIALLLLAVLGFTLMDATAKALTQDYHPVQVVWTRFVGNLMIFAVIFRGRLLVQLRTRQPGMQFARALMQLASVGLFFTSLQFIGLAEATAIMDINPVLITLGAALFLGERIGPRRIAGIAAALVGAMLIIRPSPGVFEVAALLPLAGAFTYAAGALLTRMVRSDSVATSVTWSAVVGTVATSLLVPFLWQPVARGDLWLFLALALFGTLSQWFLVRAFSMAEAGALAPFGYTGLLWAGVWGWLFFGQFPDLWTIGGAAIIVAAGLYVWSREAQAAKAKE; encoded by the coding sequence ATGCGGGTTCTGGCGCGGGCCTTTGCGCTGATGGGGCGCGAACGCGACGGGCTGCGCCAGCCCGGAAATGACCAGCCCACAGGCATCGCGCTGCTGTTGCTGGCGGTGCTGGGATTCACCCTGATGGATGCGACGGCCAAGGCGCTGACGCAGGATTATCATCCAGTGCAGGTGGTCTGGACGCGCTTTGTCGGCAATCTGATGATCTTCGCGGTGATCTTTCGGGGGCGTCTGCTGGTGCAGTTGCGCACCCGCCAGCCCGGGATGCAATTCGCGCGGGCGCTGATGCAGCTGGCCTCGGTCGGGTTGTTCTTTACCTCGTTGCAATTCATCGGGCTGGCCGAGGCCACCGCGATCATGGATATCAACCCGGTGCTGATCACCCTGGGGGCGGCGCTGTTTCTGGGCGAGAGGATCGGGCCGCGCCGCATTGCCGGGATCGCCGCCGCGCTGGTCGGGGCGATGCTGATCATCCGTCCGAGTCCGGGCGTGTTCGAGGTGGCGGCGCTGCTGCCGCTGGCCGGGGCCTTCACCTATGCCGCAGGCGCCTTGCTGACGCGGATGGTGCGCAGCGATTCCGTCGCCACCTCGGTCACCTGGTCGGCGGTGGTGGGCACGGTGGCGACATCGCTGCTGGTGCCATTCCTGTGGCAGCCGGTCGCGCGGGGCGATCTGTGGCTGTTTCTGGCGCTGGCGCTGTTCGGCACGCTGAGCCAGTGGTTTCTGGTCCGCGCCTTCAGCATGGCCGAGGCCGGGGCGCTGGCGCCCTTCGGCTATACCGGGTTGTTATGGGCAGGTGTCTGGGGCTGGTTGTTCTTTGGCCAGTTCCCTGATCTCTGGACCATCGGCGGGGCGGCGATTATCGTGGCGGCGGGTCTTTATGTCTGGTCGCGTGAGGCGCAGGCGGCGAAAGCGAAAGAATGA
- a CDS encoding tyrosine recombinase: MASVLPKGDGTAISAFLDAQAAEAGAARNTLLAYGRDLRDLSEWLARRDLSLAGLTREIVKDYLAFCDAQGLSRATRARRLSSIRQFTRFALEEGWREDDPAIRISGPGRPRRLPKTLDQAEIEAMLAAAPGIGRKPSDRVRNLCLIELLYATGMRVSELVALPVAACRGDPAVLLIRGKGGKERLVPLTPPARQALTDWLQLRDNPPEGSPLARLIAGRGARWLFPAPGAAGHMPRQSFGRLLNDIAVAADVDPSRVTPHVIRHAFATHLLEGGADLRSIQTLLGHADLGTTEIYTHVLDERMRDLVLNHHPLARNDPARDED; encoded by the coding sequence ATGGCCTCGGTCCTGCCCAAAGGCGATGGCACCGCGATCTCGGCCTTTCTGGATGCGCAGGCCGCCGAGGCCGGGGCGGCGCGCAATACGCTGCTGGCCTACGGGCGCGATCTGCGCGACCTGTCCGAATGGCTGGCGCGGCGCGATCTGTCGCTGGCCGGACTGACCCGCGAAATCGTCAAGGATTATCTGGCCTTTTGCGATGCGCAGGGCCTGTCGCGGGCAACGCGGGCGCGGCGGCTGTCCTCGATCCGCCAGTTCACCCGCTTCGCGCTGGAGGAAGGCTGGCGCGAGGACGATCCCGCCATCCGCATCAGTGGCCCCGGCCGCCCCCGCCGCCTGCCCAAGACGCTGGACCAGGCCGAGATCGAGGCAATGCTGGCCGCCGCCCCGGGCATCGGTCGCAAGCCCTCGGACCGGGTGCGCAACCTGTGCCTGATCGAGCTGCTCTATGCCACTGGCATGCGCGTCAGCGAGCTGGTTGCCCTGCCCGTCGCCGCCTGCCGGGGCGATCCCGCCGTGCTGCTGATCCGCGGCAAGGGCGGCAAGGAAAGGCTGGTGCCGCTGACCCCGCCCGCGCGGCAGGCGCTGACCGACTGGCTGCAATTGCGCGACAACCCGCCCGAGGGCAGCCCTCTGGCCCGGCTGATCGCGGGGCGCGGCGCGCGCTGGCTGTTTCCCGCGCCGGGTGCGGCGGGACATATGCCGCGTCAAAGCTTTGGCCGGTTGCTGAACGACATCGCGGTGGCGGCGGACGTCGATCCGTCCCGCGTCACCCCGCATGTGATCCGCCACGCCTTCGCAACGCATCTGCTGGAAGGCGGCGCCGACCTGCGCAGTATCCAGACGCTGCTGGGCCATGCCGATCTGGGCACGACCGAGATCTATACCCATGTGCTGGACGAGCGTATGCGCGATCTGGTGCTGAACCACCACCCGCTGGCCCGCAACGACCCCGCAAGGGACGAGGATTAA
- the tkt gene encoding transketolase — translation MDIDARRKADPEHWKLASAIRVLAMDAVEAANSGHPGMPMGMADVATVLFRNHLKFDASAPNWFDRDRFVLSAGHGSMLIYALLHLTGYEQMSLEQIRNFRQWGAITAGHPEYGHVEGVETTTGPLGQGIATSVGMAMAEEAMRAEFGPELCDHRTWVIAGDGCLMEGISQEAVGLAGAQGLGRLIVLWDNNDITIDGRVSLSDRTDQLARFAASGWRVLSCDGHDAADIDRALTEAAQDDGRPVLVSCKTIIGFGAPTRADSAKAHGSPLGADEIAATRKAYGWDGVAFEIPEDIAADWRAIGAKGAGARKAWNARVDALTGDSRAEFSRRIGDDVNPQLAPAIAALKQQTVDAKPKVATRKASENVLEVLNPHMPENFGGSADLTGSNNTKTSDQGIFNAENRLGRYIHYGIREHGMAAAMNGIWLHGGFRPYGGTFMCFTDYARGAMRLSALMGLPVVYVMTHDSIGLGEDGPTHQPVEHLAICRATPNTLTLRPCDQIETAEAWEIALSQKSTPSVLALSRQNLPLLREEGSGENLTAKGAYVLREASAAPAVVLMATGSEVEIAVAAREALEQGGTPTRVVSVPSMELFRAQSADYRREVLPENSVRIAVEAAIRQPWDWLLLGERGREEKSDFVGMTGFGASAPAPTLYKEFGITPEAVVEKVRALL, via the coding sequence ATGGACATCGACGCCCGCCGCAAGGCCGACCCCGAACATTGGAAACTGGCCAGCGCGATCCGCGTGCTGGCGATGGACGCGGTCGAGGCCGCCAATTCCGGCCATCCCGGCATGCCGATGGGCATGGCCGATGTGGCGACGGTGTTGTTCCGCAACCACCTGAAATTCGACGCATCCGCCCCCAACTGGTTCGACCGCGACCGTTTCGTGCTGTCGGCGGGCCACGGCTCGATGCTGATCTATGCGTTGCTGCACCTGACCGGATACGAGCAGATGTCGCTGGAGCAGATCCGCAATTTCCGCCAATGGGGCGCGATCACCGCGGGCCATCCGGAATACGGTCATGTGGAAGGCGTCGAGACCACCACCGGCCCGCTGGGTCAGGGCATCGCGACCTCGGTCGGCATGGCCATGGCCGAAGAGGCGATGCGCGCCGAATTCGGGCCGGAACTGTGCGACCACCGCACCTGGGTCATCGCCGGCGACGGCTGCCTGATGGAAGGCATCAGTCAGGAGGCCGTGGGTCTGGCGGGCGCGCAGGGCCTGGGCCGGCTGATCGTGCTGTGGGACAATAACGACATCACCATCGACGGCCGGGTCAGCCTGTCGGACCGCACCGACCAACTGGCGCGCTTTGCGGCCTCGGGCTGGCGGGTGCTGTCCTGCGACGGCCATGACGCCGCCGACATCGACCGCGCCCTGACCGAAGCCGCGCAGGACGATGGCCGCCCGGTGCTGGTGTCGTGCAAGACCATCATCGGCTTCGGCGCGCCCACCCGGGCCGACAGCGCCAAGGCCCACGGCTCGCCCCTTGGGGCCGACGAGATCGCCGCCACCCGCAAGGCCTATGGCTGGGACGGCGTGGCCTTCGAGATCCCCGAGGACATCGCCGCCGACTGGCGCGCGATCGGCGCGAAAGGCGCCGGGGCCCGCAAGGCATGGAACGCCCGCGTCGATGCGCTGACCGGCGATTCCCGTGCCGAATTCAGCCGCCGCATCGGCGACGACGTGAACCCGCAACTGGCCCCGGCCATCGCCGCGCTGAAACAGCAGACGGTGGATGCCAAGCCCAAGGTCGCCACCCGCAAGGCCAGCGAGAATGTGCTGGAAGTGCTTAACCCGCATATGCCGGAAAACTTCGGCGGCTCGGCCGACCTGACCGGATCGAACAACACCAAGACCTCGGATCAGGGGATATTCAACGCCGAAAACCGTCTGGGCCGCTATATCCATTACGGCATCCGCGAGCATGGCATGGCCGCGGCGATGAACGGCATCTGGCTGCATGGCGGTTTCCGCCCCTATGGCGGCACCTTCATGTGCTTCACCGATTACGCGCGCGGCGCAATGCGGCTGTCGGCGCTGATGGGGCTGCCGGTGGTCTATGTGATGACCCATGACAGCATCGGTCTGGGCGAGGACGGCCCGACCCACCAGCCGGTCGAGCATCTGGCCATCTGCCGCGCCACCCCGAACACGCTGACCCTGCGCCCCTGCGATCAGATCGAGACCGCCGAGGCCTGGGAAATCGCGTTATCGCAGAAATCGACGCCTTCGGTTCTGGCCCTGTCGCGACAGAACCTGCCCTTGCTGCGCGAAGAGGGTTCGGGCGAGAACCTGACGGCGAAAGGCGCCTATGTGCTGCGCGAGGCCAGCGCCGCGCCTGCGGTGGTGCTGATGGCGACGGGTTCCGAGGTCGAGATCGCGGTGGCCGCGCGCGAGGCGCTGGAACAGGGCGGCACGCCAACCCGCGTGGTCTCGGTCCCCTCGATGGAGCTGTTCCGCGCGCAATCCGCCGATTACCGCCGCGAGGTTCTGCCGGAAAACTCCGTGCGCATCGCCGTCGAGGCCGCCATTCGCCAGCCTTGGGACTGGCTGTTGCTGGGCGAGCGCGGGCGCGAGGAGAAATCCGATTTCGTCGGCATGACCGGCTTTGGCGCCTCGGCCCCGGCGCCGACCCTTTACAAGGAGTTCGGGATCACCCCGGAGGCCGTGGTCGAGAAGGTCCGGGCGCTGCTTTAA
- a CDS encoding lysophospholipid acyltransferase family protein, which produces MSDTTPSLIDRLTNGVFLGLMGLARLLPYERRIPAIGWFFSRVIAPVAGWRQRIRDNLAMARPDLDRAEVEALVRAVPDNAGRSLAEIYSGDEFTARIRERGVIEGPGLVALEQAFESQRPVILACAHFGNYDAMRAMLVARGWPVGALYRPMNNEAFNRHYVPAITAIAEPLFPRGRAGLAAMIRFLKGGGWLALGFDQYDRHATELRFFDLPTRTVLTPADLALRHDALLVPINGIRQPNGLDFRIHIGDPVEHGEPRDMMQALNDGLEMLIRRHMEQWFWIHRRWK; this is translated from the coding sequence ATGAGCGATACGACACCTTCCCTGATCGACCGGCTGACCAATGGCGTCTTTCTGGGGCTGATGGGTCTGGCCCGGCTGCTGCCCTATGAGCGGCGCATTCCCGCGATCGGCTGGTTCTTTTCCCGGGTCATTGCGCCCGTTGCCGGATGGCGGCAGCGGATCCGCGACAACCTGGCGATGGCGCGGCCCGATCTGGATCGTGCCGAGGTCGAGGCGCTGGTGCGGGCGGTGCCCGACAATGCCGGGCGGTCGCTGGCCGAGATCTATTCCGGGGACGAGTTCACCGCCCGTATCCGCGAGCGCGGCGTGATCGAGGGGCCGGGGCTGGTGGCGCTGGAACAGGCATTCGAGAGCCAGCGTCCGGTGATTCTGGCCTGCGCGCATTTCGGCAATTACGATGCGATGCGGGCGATGCTGGTGGCGCGGGGCTGGCCGGTCGGCGCGCTGTACCGGCCGATGAACAACGAGGCCTTCAACCGTCATTACGTCCCCGCCATCACCGCCATTGCCGAGCCGCTGTTTCCGCGTGGCCGGGCCGGGCTGGCGGCGATGATCCGCTTTCTGAAGGGCGGCGGCTGGCTGGCGCTGGGTTTCGATCAATATGACCGTCACGCCACCGAGCTGCGCTTTTTCGACCTGCCGACGCGGACCGTTCTGACACCGGCCGATCTGGCGCTGCGCCATGATGCGCTACTGGTGCCGATCAACGGTATCCGTCAGCCGAACGGGCTGGATTTCCGCATCCATATCGGCGACCCGGTCGAACATGGCGAGCCGCGCGACATGATGCAGGCGCTGAATGACGGGCTGGAGATGCTGATCCGCCGCCATATGGAACAATGGTTCTGGATCCACCGGCGCTGGAAGTGA
- a CDS encoding GlxA family transcriptional regulator produces the protein MPSVKPKRFTFLLLDHFTMLPFSAVIEPLRLANRASETLQYEWRLVGPWGAFATCSNGTRIVLDGGLSDDVPVSRDDVVIVCGGTNIASQATKPVLNWLRRQSRGGATIAGVCTGAWIMAEAGLLDGRKATIHWENHDGFAEAFPEVDLYRSVFVNDGNRLTAAGGTSSIDLMLHLIAQALGEAIASEIADQMLHTAIRSDQDHQRLSIPTRIGVRHPRLAAVIARMEANLEDPISPAELAADAGMSTRQLERLFRRYLNRSPKRYYMETRLARARNLLMQTEMSIIEVALASGFSSPSHFSKCYRARYGSTPYRQRGTGTTGTG, from the coding sequence ATGCCATCCGTCAAACCAAAACGCTTTACCTTTCTGCTGCTGGATCATTTCACAATGCTGCCCTTCAGCGCCGTGATCGAGCCGCTGCGGCTGGCCAACCGCGCCAGCGAGACGCTGCAATATGAATGGCGGCTGGTCGGGCCGTGGGGCGCTTTCGCCACCTGCTCGAACGGGACGCGAATCGTGCTGGATGGCGGGCTGAGCGACGATGTGCCGGTTTCGCGCGATGATGTGGTGATCGTCTGCGGCGGCACCAATATCGCCAGTCAGGCGACCAAGCCGGTGCTGAACTGGCTGCGCCGGCAGTCGCGCGGCGGGGCGACCATCGCAGGGGTCTGCACCGGCGCCTGGATCATGGCCGAGGCGGGCCTGCTGGACGGGCGCAAGGCGACGATCCACTGGGAAAACCACGACGGCTTTGCCGAGGCCTTCCCCGAGGTGGACCTTTACCGCTCGGTCTTCGTCAATGACGGCAACCGGCTGACGGCGGCGGGCGGCACCTCTTCGATCGACCTGATGCTGCACCTGATCGCTCAGGCCCTGGGCGAGGCGATCGCCTCCGAGATCGCCGACCAGATGCTGCATACCGCGATCCGCAGCGATCAGGACCATCAGCGCCTGTCGATCCCGACCCGGATCGGCGTGCGCCATCCGCGTCTGGCCGCCGTGATCGCACGGATGGAGGCCAATCTGGAGGACCCGATCAGCCCCGCCGAACTGGCCGCAGATGCGGGCATGTCCACCCGGCAGCTGGAGCGGTTGTTCCGCCGCTATCTGAACCGCAGCCCCAAGCGGTACTATATGGAAACCCGGCTGGCGCGGGCGCGCAACCTGCTGATGCAGACCGAAATGTCGATCATCGAGGTGGCGCTGGCCTCGGGCTTTTCCAGTCCCTCGCATTTCTCGAAATGCTATCGCGCGCGTTACGGCAGCACGCCCTATCGCCAGCGCGGCACTGGCACCACCGGCACCGGCTGA
- a CDS encoding Hint domain-containing protein, which produces MAYEVTVLSVSAPIPTGGSASGPWGYQAGQTIEFTDPTLHRIEIQDDDPNFDSQFYQRDDQQTVAEEVTIGNLYIPAGTRLSTYLASVIADEDGNQYFVMFPRQAEPGSFGAELGSKTELLILPYNGGQAPHEVPFDPVAKTYTMVRVLNRPADMSVPYGVPCFAGGTVIDTQLGPRRIEALQPGDMIRTRDNGMRWLCWIGSVELTCDQLQQRPNLRPIRIRAGALAPGIPAQDLTVSPQHRMLIRSSLCARLFGEVEMLVAAKHLLELPGIEVVQPDTGIRYWHMLFDGHEVVHSNGAWSESLFTGPQALKSISPAARREILELFPELAAPGFTPRGARRFATGREGRKLARHAGRALIRQD; this is translated from the coding sequence ATGGCGTATGAGGTGACAGTGTTATCCGTATCGGCCCCGATCCCCACGGGCGGCAGTGCCTCTGGTCCGTGGGGATACCAGGCCGGTCAGACCATCGAATTCACCGACCCGACGCTGCACCGGATCGAAATCCAGGACGACGATCCGAATTTCGATTCGCAGTTTTACCAACGCGACGACCAGCAGACCGTCGCGGAAGAAGTCACCATCGGGAACCTTTACATCCCCGCAGGAACACGCCTTTCGACCTATCTCGCGTCGGTCATCGCGGATGAGGATGGCAACCAGTATTTCGTGATGTTCCCGCGGCAGGCGGAACCGGGCAGCTTCGGGGCCGAACTGGGCAGCAAGACCGAACTGCTGATCCTGCCTTATAATGGCGGGCAGGCACCCCACGAGGTCCCGTTTGACCCGGTGGCAAAAACCTACACGATGGTGCGGGTACTGAACAGGCCCGCCGATATGTCGGTCCCCTACGGCGTGCCCTGCTTTGCCGGCGGCACCGTGATCGACACCCAGCTTGGTCCGCGCCGGATCGAGGCGCTGCAACCCGGCGACATGATCCGCACCCGCGACAACGGAATGCGCTGGCTGTGCTGGATTGGCTCGGTCGAACTGACCTGCGACCAGTTGCAGCAGCGGCCCAACCTGCGCCCAATCCGCATCCGCGCGGGGGCGCTGGCCCCCGGCATCCCGGCGCAGGATCTGACCGTCTCGCCGCAGCATCGAATGCTGATCCGCTCCTCCCTCTGCGCCCGCCTGTTCGGAGAGGTCGAGATGCTGGTCGCCGCCAAGCACCTGCTGGAACTGCCGGGGATCGAGGTTGTCCAGCCCGACACCGGCATCCGTTATTGGCACATGCTGTTCGACGGGCACGAGGTCGTGCATTCCAACGGCGCATGGAGCGAAAGCCTGTTCACCGGCCCTCAGGCGCTGAAATCCATCAGTCCGGCGGCGCGGCGCGAAATCCTTGAACTGTTTCCCGAGCTGGCGGCGCCGGGCTTCACCCCACGCGGCGCAAGGCGTTTCGCCACCGGACGAGAGGGCCGCAAACTGGCCCGCCACGCCGGACGCGCCTTAATACGGCAGGACTGA